The Gemmatimonadales bacterium nucleotide sequence CATCATCGCGGCGATGATGGGCCCCGAGCCCAAGGCGGAGAACGGCCCGCCTCCCGGCCCGACCCAGTGCCATGACATCACGGTCTATCCGGCGATCGGCCTGGCCGGTGGCGCCTGCGAGGGCTACGGGCTGCTGCTCGACATCAGCGATCCGGTCCATCCGAAGCGCATCGATGCCGTGGCCGACTCCAACTTCTCCTACTGGCATTCGGCCACGCTCAACAACGACGGGACCAAGGCGCTGTTCTCCGACGAGTGGGGTGGCGGCGGCCAAGCCAAGTGTCGCGCCACCGATAAGCGCGAGTGGGGCGCGGACGCAATCTTCACCATCGTCGATCGGAAGCTGCACTTCCAGAGCTATTACAAGCTCCCGGCGCCGCAGACCCCGGAGGAGAACTGCGTGGCCCACAACGGGTCGCTGATCCCGATTCCGGGCCGGGACGTGATGGTGCAGGCGTGGTATCAGGGCGGCATCTCGGTGTTCGACTGGACTGATGCCGCGCATCCCAAGGAGATCGCCTTCTTCGACCGCGGGCCGATGGACTCCACCAGGATGGTCGGGGCCGGATACTGGTCCGCCTACTGGTACAACGGGGTCATCGTCACCTCCGAGATCGCCCGCGGTCTCGACATCTTCGACCTGACGCCCAGCGCGTTCCTCTCACAGAACGAGATCGACGCCGCCAAGTCGGTGCACTTCGACTACCTGAACGTGCAGGGACAGCCCCGGATCGTCTGGCCCGCCACCTTTGCGCTGGCGCGGGCGTACCTGGACCAGCTGGAGCGGTCGAAGGGGCTGGATGCGGGCCGGATCGCCGCCACGCGGTCGGCGCTGGCCGACGCCGAGAAGGCCTCGGGCACGGCGCGGCAGGACGCGTTGACCAAGGTGGCCACGGAGCTGGACGGAGAGTCGGGCGGGGCGGGGGATGCCGCGAAGGTGCGGACGCTCGCTGGCGCGGTCCGGCAGTTGGCGGGGGCGACGACCTGACGCCTGGCTATCTCGCTCCTGCCAGCTGGAATGCCGCCCAGTAGCGGGGCTCAGCGAACTCCCTGTGCCGCCGTACCTGCGCCTGGGCACGCCGGAGCGCCTCAGCCTTGCCAGCCTGGGGCTCGGCCAGCCACTGGCGGTAGAAGGACTCCATCAGCAAAGCTGTGGCCTCGTCGGGCACGTTCCAGAGACTCACTAGAACGCTCCGGGCGTGCTTGGCGAGGAAAGCGCGTTGCAGGCCCACCGTGCCTTCCGCCTCCTTCAGATTGCCGAGCCCCGTCTGGCAGGCGCTGAGCACGATCAGGTCGGCGGAGAGTGTGGGAAGCTGGTCCAGCACTTCGCCCACGGTGAGCAGGCCGTCGTCCGCCGGGGCGGGCTTGGCCTCCGGGCCGGGCGCCAGGGCCACGAACGACGCTCGCGCCAGCGCGTCGGTCTCGTAGGCGAAGCCGTGTGTCTCCAGATGCACCACCGGTGCCTGCGCGATGCGGCTTCGGACGGCGCGCTCGGTGGCATCCCCGCCGATGAGTACCTCGGCCCCGAGCTGCGCGGCGACGTCCCGGCTCGACCGCTCTGCCCCCGGGAGCGGAGACGGCGTGAACTCGACATCACAGAAGCGCACCTTGGGCATACGAGGATTTCCCACTACGAGCGCGCGGCGGAGCGCCGCCACCCGGGCCACCCCAGTGTCGAGGCCAGGGAGAGCGTCAGCTTCCCGCAACGTCGACAGGGAGGGCGCGTAACGAAGGGCATATCGCAGCCCCAAAGCATCGTCAGATGCGCCGAGCGGTAGGGCGGCGAACGGAACCAGGTTGAGGGGCCCATGAGGTAGCACCAACAGCTCACCTGCCGGGGGCAGAAGGGCACGCGCGGCGGGTGGCAACAGGAGCTCGGACAGGGCACGAACTGCATCCCGGCCCGCTGCAGCGCTCGGCGTCGGCGCCCGCTCACAACGATCATCCGGCGCGAGAGCCGCACGGGCATCCCGCACGCGGGCCGCGAGCGTGTCTCGCGACACCGGCACCCGCAGGACCGACACCTCGCCCGGCGGGCGTACGACCCAGAGAACGAGTGTATCGCGGGTGACGAGATAGACCAGGGCCGCTGCCGCCCCGCTGCGTTCGATCGTCGTGCCCCAGCCGCGGCCTTCGGAAGCGAGATCTCGGCCGGCTGGAAGCTCCGGCTCCCGCGCCGCGGCACCGCGCATCAGATCGAGGAGGGCGCGGGCCCGGCCCTTCTCGGCCGCGGCCAGCGCCGCCCACGCTGACGCGGGTGCACCGACCTCGTCGCCCCGGGCCAGCCACGCCAGCGCCCATTCCTCGTAGAGCCCGACGTCCTGCTCGGCGAAGCTGAGCCGGTCCGCATCTCCGCCCGATCGGCGACTTGTCTCACCGCGCAAAGCCGACGCCGAGTCGTAGTACGACGTTGCCACCCGGAGGTCCCGTCCCACCTTGCGGCGGTGAAAGGCGCTGGCGAGGTGGAAGAGGGTCTGCCCCGCGCGCGCGCCGTCGCCGGTTCGGTGGAGCAGAGCGAGTGCCGCGCGGTAGTTGGCGACCGCGCTATCCGACTGCCCGAGGGCCAGCTGGACCTGGCCCAGATCGTCGAGGCCCCAGCTCTGTCCGGTCAGATCCCCCACCTCCCGCTTGATGGCCAGCCCCTGCCGAACCGCCAGGAGGGCCGAGTCCAGCCGGCCCGACTCCGATTGCACCCTTCCCATGTTGATGAGGGTCAGGGCCGCGAAGGAACGCTGTCCGGCGGCGAGTGAGGTGGCAAGCGATCGGCGGAGATAGGTCAGGGAGGAATCGGGACGCCCCAGCAGGTCGAACGAGTACGCGATGTTGTTGAGCGTCGCCCCCTCGCCCGCGCGGTCGCCAACCTGCCGACGAAGGGCGAGGGCCACATGGAGGAGGGCGAGTGCCGAATCCGGGCGGGCGAGGGTCTGGTTCACCCGGCCGAGGTTGTTGAGGGTGACCGCTTCGCCGAATTTGTCCTGCTCACCACGCTCGAGAGCGAGAGCCTGATCGAGGTACACGGTGGCGGAGTCGATCCAGCCCAGCTGATGAAATGCGGTGCCCAGGTTATTCAGGAGTATGCCTTCGAGCGGGCGGAGTCGCCCCCGGTGGGCCACCGGAAGCGCGGCGCGATAGCGGGCCAGGGCCGAGTCGGTACGTCCCAAATACTGCTCTGCCTGGCCGACGGCGGTGAGCACCACGGCGTGGGCCGGAGAGTCGGGCCGATCCGCGAGCAGCGCCAGAGCCGTACGGCCATGGTCGAGCGCGGACTCGCCCCGGCCGAGTCCGGTCTCGAGCACGGCTGCGGTGGCCAGCATCCTGGCCTGCCTGGCACTGTTGTGGGCACGGCCGTAGCAGGCTGCGGCCTCCAGCAGTCGCGCGACGGCGCGCTCCTGGTCTTGCTCGGATCCCCGACTCAGCCCGGTCTCCCGCTCCTCGCACGGAGGCTCGGCCCCGGCGCCCGACGCAGCGACCGGATTCATCCGGATCGCCGCCGGAGAGCCGACGGCCAGGAGCAGCAGCGGGACCACCATGCCCCTGTGGGGGGCGCGCATCATCGCGCCGGAGCTCCCTCCAATTTCACGTTGTTGAACAGCAAGGCCGTCGCCTGATCGGTGTCGCCTCCCACCTCGTCAACGACGATCTCGAGCGAGGCGCGCTTGCCTCGGAGGGGAGAGACGCTGACTGTCTCGGCAAGCCAACCGGTGCAGAGAGAATAGGTGGTCGTCACGGTCGTCATGGAATCCTGGCCGCATCCACCCGGAAGCGGGCTCAGTGTTCCGCCGGGCTGGAGGTCCGACGTGGTGACTTTGAGGAGAGGGAGCGTGTCGCCCTCCGCCACGACACGGACGAGCGCCGAGTCCTGGTGGGTCGCTGGCGAGTTGCGGGAGGTGAGGAAGGCATAATCGAACGTGATGCGGGCCGCCTCCAGGGAATCGCTGCCTGGAATGTCGAAGGTATCGCTCGCGATCCCGCTCCGGATGACGACGACGGAGTCGACGGAGTCGTCGAAGTCCATATCCTCCAGAAAATTCGAGGTCGTGACGAAGCCGAACGAATCGCTCGCGGAGGCGATGTCCCCGAATCGATCCGTGACCCCGGCCACCCCGCATTGCCCCGTCGTGAAGCAGAACAGCCTGCTCGAGTCGCCAAAATTGGCCTGGCCGAAGAGGTATCTCCAGTTGGTGGGGACGGCCTGCCCGGCAAAGCCCTCGACGCCGGTGTCGTTGAAGCCGCCATTCAGCAGCGCGCCGGTGTCGCCGAAATCACCGGGCTCGCGAGTGGACGTACTGTCGGTGCATCCCCCGGCAAGCATGGTGGTAAACAGCGCGACCGCGAGACTGCGGATGACGGACGGCGGCCCCATGGCATCCTCCTCTTGAGTAGGCTAGGTGGGGGGCGGCGGCGCCCGCTGGCGCCCCTTTCGGGAGCGGGGCGAGGATGCGGCCGTGTGCCGCCGACGGGGCTGGGCCAGCTCGCTTCCCCCGAGCGAGAGGATCACGCTCTGGATCAGCAGCAGGTAACACAGGGCGTAGGCCAGCACCACCAGGACGAGGTGGGGCCCGTAAGCTCCCCGCAGGGCCGACAGCTCGGAGCCTACCTGGCGGACCACGTCCTGATCGGACATGCCACGGAGATCCTCGTCGGCCACGGTGAGCCCCACGAGCACGTAGCGCTCCTCCGCCGGGTTCTGATAGGAGACTTGCCGTACGAAGAGCACGTTGAGGGTCCCGAGCACCAGGAGGAGAACCGCTGTGACGGTCGCGACCATCCGGAGGTGACGACGGAGCGCGGTTCGCCAGGCCCAGGTCAGCACGAAGGCGACGACCACGATCAGGCTGGCGAGGAAGCGGAAAGGGACCAGTGGCTCGGGGAGCAGGCGCTCGGGCGCGAACAACCCGACGGCCGCGCTGATAGCAGCGGCGAGCAACGCATAGCTCGCCGGGATGCTCTTGATCCAGTCGAAGAACCCGAGATGCTCGGGTGGCGTGACCTCGGCTGAGGGATCCGCGGGCGGGTCAGTCATCGGGCTCTCCGGGGTGCTCGGTCCGTCATGGAGGTGGCCGGTCACCCTGCAGCGGAAGCCTGATCACGCAACCGTCGGCGCACGGCCAATCAACGGTCGTGTCCCGTTGCGTCGCCGGGTCGGCGTACTTGATCTGGTAGGTGACCGCCGGGACGAGAAGCGACGTGTCGGTGGTGACGCGGATCCACGGAGCCCGGGTATTCCGATAGGCCCAGCGGCGGTAGAGCACCTCCAGCGGTTGTGGGGCGGTCACCTTGAGCGTTGCCCTCCTCGCCGCCGAGAGGGCATCGAGAGCGGCGACCGCGTCGGCCGCGGAGGTCACCTCCGCGGCGAGCGCTGCGCCCCCGGGCGTAGCGGCAACCACACTTTGGGCGTCGCGCACGTAGCTCGCCTCGCGCAGAACGCTCCGGCTGGGTTCGAGCAGGGGCGAGGTGGTGAGCAGAGTCACGATCTCCCGGGTGGCCGCCGTATCGCGGCGCAACGCAATGGCCTCGCCAAACTGGCCAAGAGCGGAGTCGCGCTGGCCCAGGCGCTGGTAGGCTCGACCGGCATTATCGTGGGCGGCTGCCTCGTTCACGACCCGACCGGCGCCACTGTAAAGTTCCGCCGACTGCAGCCACAGATCCTTGGCCTGCCGGAAGCCCGCGGAATTGCCTGCCTCGTAAGCGGCTCCGGCTCGGGCGTCGAGCCGCTGGGCCTCCTGGACTTGCGAGCGCACGGTAACGGCGGGTGGATGCGCCGCGCAGGCGGCCAGCGCAGAGCAGAACAGGGGCACAGTCGCGGCCAGGCGCGCAGAGGACCACACCGAATGGGGTCTCGATGGTGAGGGGAGGGGGGAGCCTCTACGCTACAGTCCTAGTCGCGGAAGTCAACAGCCACGTGCGTCGACAGTCCGCGGCACGAATCGACCCATTTCCCAGGCGCCACCGGCCGCGGAGCTGGAGGGTGTGGACCTACCGCGGCCCCCCCCCGCCGTCTTCCCCCAGAGATGCTACGTTAGTCCAGAACGAGCGGCCTATTCTGACGAGAGTCCAATGCTCCCACCGCTCTTGAAACGGAAACAGACCCACTTCGTCTTCTGGCGTCCCGGTCCGGACAGGTCCCCGCCCAAGCTCGTCATCGGCGTGTTTGCGGCGGGCACCCCAGCGACACTGGCTCAGCGGCAGGAAATTCCGCTCGCCGCCTCCGCGGATGCCGACGAGGTGTGGGAGGTGGCGGCCGCCGACTGCGGCCTGACGGACGGGCAGGTCTACCACTACTGGTTCGAGACCGCGGACACCCGGCCGTTCCGAACCTCCAACGCCAGTCTCCTGTGCACGGACCCGACCGCCTGGGCCGTGGACTGGCGGCTGCGCGCGAACAACGGAGACGATGAGGCCGCGGCCGGGGTGATTCGCTTTCGCAACGGCAGGCTCCTACCGAGCGACGCC carries:
- a CDS encoding CHAT domain-containing tetratricopeptide repeat protein; translated protein: MMRAPHRGMVVPLLLLAVGSPAAIRMNPVAASGAGAEPPCEERETGLSRGSEQDQERAVARLLEAAACYGRAHNSARQARMLATAAVLETGLGRGESALDHGRTALALLADRPDSPAHAVVLTAVGQAEQYLGRTDSALARYRAALPVAHRGRLRPLEGILLNNLGTAFHQLGWIDSATVYLDQALALERGEQDKFGEAVTLNNLGRVNQTLARPDSALALLHVALALRRQVGDRAGEGATLNNIAYSFDLLGRPDSSLTYLRRSLATSLAAGQRSFAALTLINMGRVQSESGRLDSALLAVRQGLAIKREVGDLTGQSWGLDDLGQVQLALGQSDSAVANYRAALALLHRTGDGARAGQTLFHLASAFHRRKVGRDLRVATSYYDSASALRGETSRRSGGDADRLSFAEQDVGLYEEWALAWLARGDEVGAPASAWAALAAAEKGRARALLDLMRGAAAREPELPAGRDLASEGRGWGTTIERSGAAAALVYLVTRDTLVLWVVRPPGEVSVLRVPVSRDTLAARVRDARAALAPDDRCERAPTPSAAAGRDAVRALSELLLPPAARALLPPAGELLVLPHGPLNLVPFAALPLGASDDALGLRYALRYAPSLSTLREADALPGLDTGVARVAALRRALVVGNPRMPKVRFCDVEFTPSPLPGAERSSRDVAAQLGAEVLIGGDATERAVRSRIAQAPVVHLETHGFAYETDALARASFVALAPGPEAKPAPADDGLLTVGEVLDQLPTLSADLIVLSACQTGLGNLKEAEGTVGLQRAFLAKHARSVLVSLWNVPDEATALLMESFYRQWLAEPQAGKAEALRRAQAQVRRHREFAEPRYWAAFQLAGAR